One part of the Algibacter sp. L1A34 genome encodes these proteins:
- the mscL gene encoding large conductance mechanosensitive channel protein MscL, protein MLKEFKEFITGGNVIEFAVAVIMAGAIGGVVKGFVDNIVMPVVGHFTGGTDFANMKIVLTEAAVNAEGAVTTAENAIMYGAWINTIVNLIIVGLVMFLIVKAYNKTKKPVEVKEEAPAGPSQEDLLAEIRDLLKK, encoded by the coding sequence ATGCTTAAAGAATTTAAAGAGTTTATTACAGGTGGCAACGTTATAGAGTTTGCTGTCGCTGTTATCATGGCAGGAGCTATTGGTGGAGTTGTAAAAGGTTTCGTTGATAATATTGTAATGCCGGTTGTTGGTCATTTTACAGGAGGAACCGATTTTGCTAACATGAAGATTGTATTAACAGAAGCAGCAGTTAATGCTGAAGGTGCGGTAACTACTGCAGAAAATGCAATTATGTATGGTGCTTGGATTAACACTATTGTTAATTTAATTATTGTAGGTCTTGTAATGTTCTTAATTGTAAAAGCATATAATAAAACAAAGAAACCAGTAGAGGTTAAAGAAGAAGCTCCAGCTGGACCATCTCAAGAAGATTTACTTGCTGAAATTAGAGATTTACTTAAAAAATAA
- the alr gene encoding alanine racemase yields MSKAKETVLEIDLKKLKHNFEYLKSRLNKDTLFLAVVKAFAYGNEASEIANYLENLGVDYFAVAYIDEGVALRKSGVTKPILVLHPQTVNFKILIENDLEPSIYNSKILKEFIDIASAEKTQNYPIHIKFNTGLNRLGFWHGDVEMIHNIIGETKNIAVKSIFSHLAASEDLEEKVFTLNQIDIFKTIAYNFEVVFGFKPMLHMCNTSGILNYPEAQFNMVRSGIGLYGFGNSEEENKNFKPIATLKTAISQIHQLEKGETVGYNRAFKSDSVLRSATIPIGHADGIGRIYGNGKGFVTINNKKAAIIGNVCMDMIMVDVTDIDCSEGDEVIVFDANSTAETLAQTANTISYELITSISQRVKRRIIEA; encoded by the coding sequence ATGTCTAAAGCAAAAGAAACTGTTCTTGAGATCGATTTAAAAAAACTAAAACATAATTTTGAGTATTTAAAATCGAGACTTAATAAGGACACACTGTTTTTAGCGGTTGTAAAGGCATTTGCCTATGGTAATGAAGCTTCGGAAATAGCAAATTATTTAGAAAATCTTGGAGTCGATTATTTTGCTGTAGCTTATATCGATGAAGGTGTTGCATTAAGAAAATCGGGTGTTACTAAGCCTATTTTAGTGCTACACCCACAAACTGTTAATTTCAAAATCTTAATTGAAAATGATTTAGAACCAAGTATTTATAATTCAAAAATATTAAAAGAATTTATTGATATCGCTTCCGCGGAAAAAACACAAAACTACCCTATTCATATTAAGTTTAATACGGGTTTGAATAGATTGGGCTTTTGGCATGGTGATGTTGAAATGATTCATAATATTATAGGTGAAACCAAAAATATTGCTGTAAAATCTATCTTTTCGCATTTAGCTGCGAGTGAAGATTTAGAAGAAAAAGTGTTCACTTTAAATCAAATTGATATTTTTAAAACGATTGCTTATAATTTTGAAGTCGTTTTTGGTTTCAAACCCATGCTTCATATGTGTAATACTTCAGGGATTTTAAATTATCCTGAAGCACAATTTAATATGGTGCGTAGCGGTATTGGATTGTACGGTTTTGGAAATTCCGAAGAAGAAAATAAAAATTTTAAACCTATTGCGACATTAAAAACGGCCATTTCACAAATTCATCAATTAGAAAAGGGCGAAACTGTTGGTTATAATCGTGCTTTTAAAAGTGATTCCGTATTAAGAAGTGCAACTATACCAATTGGTCATGCCGATGGTATTGGTAGAATTTACGGAAACGGTAAAGGCTTTGTTACTATAAATAATAAAAAAGCAGCCATAATTGGTAATGTTTGTATGGACATGATTATGGTGGATGTTACGGATATAGATTGTAGTGAGGGTGATGAGGTTATTGTTTTCGATGCTAATTCTACCGCAGAAACTTTAGCACAAACGGCAAACACAATCTCTTATGAGCTGATAACGAGTATTTCCCAGCGAGTAAAGCGACGAATTATTGAAGCTTAA
- a CDS encoding thymidine kinase, with protein sequence MFLENTVNHKEQFGWIEVICGSMFSGKTEELIRRLKRAQFARQRVEIFKPAVDTRYDEEMVVSHDSNEIRSTPVPAAANIPILADGCDVVGIDEAQFFDDEIVRVCNDLANKGVRVIVAGLDMDFKGNPFGPMPNLMATADYVTKVHAVCTRTGNLAQYSYRKAKSDSLVLLGEVEEYEPLSRAAYYKAMERDKVRNMQVKDEEEVGSKIKDSDV encoded by the coding sequence ATGTTTCTTGAAAATACGGTAAATCATAAAGAACAATTTGGATGGATTGAAGTCATATGCGGCTCGATGTTTTCGGGAAAAACCGAAGAACTCATCCGTAGACTTAAACGTGCCCAATTTGCAAGGCAACGTGTTGAGATTTTTAAACCTGCCGTAGATACGCGTTACGATGAGGAAATGGTAGTGTCTCACGATTCTAACGAAATACGTTCTACACCAGTGCCAGCAGCTGCAAACATCCCTATTTTAGCCGATGGTTGTGATGTAGTTGGCATAGATGAAGCTCAGTTTTTCGATGATGAAATTGTGCGCGTTTGTAACGATTTAGCTAATAAAGGTGTGCGTGTTATTGTTGCCGGATTGGATATGGATTTTAAAGGAAATCCTTTTGGACCTATGCCAAACCTTATGGCAACCGCAGATTATGTTACCAAAGTACATGCTGTTTGTACCCGAACAGGGAATTTAGCACAATACAGTTACCGGAAAGCAAAAAGTGATAGTTTGGTGCTTTTAGGTGAAGTTGAAGAGTATGAACCTTTAAGTCGAGCGGCTTATTACAAAGCTATGGAACGTGATAAGGTGCGGAACATGCAAGTTAAAGATGAAGAGGAGGTTGGATCTAAAATAAAAGATTCCGATGTCTAA